In Zea mays cultivar B73 chromosome 7, Zm-B73-REFERENCE-NAM-5.0, whole genome shotgun sequence, the following proteins share a genomic window:
- the LOC103633248 gene encoding protein ACCELERATED CELL DEATH 6 isoform X1 — translation MIHHLLCLLHQSTPPGTSPPPTPARTRHTMASLEAAETSPPSTPTTSASPCPTPRPLATAPPTMGAALLRAARSGDERQLVKALLADPAAPDLETAATAGGNTLLHVAAAGGHVDLALLLLRRAPRLLTARNAALDTPLHLAARAGAHKVVALLAASSSSSSSSPACSLRALTRATNRRGETALHDAVRGGHEAAARALATADPGLVGMCGGAGESPFYMASAAGSLGMLRMLLKAYKDAEEEVPDLGSSIGPGGRTVMHAAVLTSNEMIQELLQWNPTLVKEVDDSGSTPFHYIASVGNISAMKLLLRRDSSPAYSSDSNGLFPVHIAAKMGYGQFIYELCRFCPDCDELLDSRGRNFLHTAIEHKKWKVVWRFSGTADLGRMANVMDSEGNTPLHLAIKNADQMIVSLLMATNSVLPNIVNNQGLTALDLAVLATDKGISYTLNPQVIILRCLAWTGAVLSPRRLDHFIDDFGIGKTSGNELKKFTNIAQNLIVGSVLVSTVTFAAVFTLPGGYISEGHPHAGAPILSHRYTFKAFVMANTLAFVGSTLSTIWLTYAGSEHVHPLLRAIYMFLSVISMEQATRSMVIGFALGAYVVLSPVSERIAIVVCMSTFMTLLLRNPSSWQLWFLFMPIKRRLGWKGAFKTHLPPETRSRLTIGVGSNFACQFLRRMLGMLFTYSFIFLLALL, via the exons atgatacaccatctcctctgcctgctCCACCAGTCCACCCCACCAGGCACCAGTCCACCACCGACGCCCGCACGCACGAGGCACACGATGGCCTCGCTGGAGGCGGCGGAGACATCACCGCCGTCTACGCCCACCACCAGCGCGTCCCCCTGCCCGACCCCGCGCCCGCTGGCTACCGCACCGCCGACCATGGGTGCGGCGCTTCTCCGCGCCGCGCGCAGCGGCGACGAGAGACAGCTCGTGAAAGCGCTTCTGGCGGACCCTGCGGCCCCAGACCTTGAGACCGCCGCCACAGCCGGAGGGAACACGCTCCTCCACGTGGCGGCCGCGGGCGGGCACGTGGACCTCGCGttgctcctcctccgccgcgcccCGCGCCTCCTCACGGCGCGTAACGCGGCGCTCGACACCCCGCTCCACCTCGCCGCACGCGCGGGGGCGCACAAGGTCGTCGCGCTCCTCGccgcctcctcgtcctcgtcatcGTCCTCACCAGCTTGCTCCCTGCGCGCCCTGACCCGGGCCACGAACcggcgcggggagacggcgctgcaCGACGCCGTGCGGGGCGGCCACGAGGCCGCGGCGCGTGCGCTGGCCACCGCGGACCCTGGTCTCGTGGGGATGTGCGGCGGCGCTGGGGAGTCGCCGTTTTACATGGCGTCGGCGGCTGGGTCCCTGGGGATGCTGCGCATGCTCTTAAAGGCATATAAGGACGCGGAGGAGGAGGTGCCCGACCTCGGGTCGAGCATAGGTCCGGGTGGCCGCACGGTGATGCACGCCGCTGTGCTCACGAGCAATG AAATGATACAGGAATTGCTGCAGTGGAACCCCACTCTTGTGAAAGAAGTTGATGACTCGGGCAGTACTCCTTTTCACTACATCGCTTCTGTTGGAAATATTTCCGCAATGAAGCTCTTATTGCGCCGTGACAGTTCTCCAGCATATAGCTCAGATTCAAACGGTTTATTTCCTGTACATATTGCTGCTAAGATGGGCTACGGTCAATTCATCTACGAGCTCTGTAGATTTTGCCCAGATTGTGACGAATTGCTTGACAGTAGAGGAAGAAATTTCCTTCATACTGCTATTGAGCATAAGAAATGGAAAGTTGTCTGGCGTTTCTCTGGTACTGCAGATCTTggaaggatggcaaatgtcatGGATTCAGAAGGCAACACACCTCTGCATCTTGCAATCAAGAATGCAGACCAGATGATAGTGAGCCTTCTTATGGCAACAAATAGTGTGCTGCCGAATATAGTGAACAACCAGGGCCTCACCGCCTTAGATCTTGCTGTACTGGCAACTGACAAAGGCATAAGTTATACACTG AATCCTCAGGTCATCATACTCCGCTGTTTGGCATGGACTGGAGCTGTCCTTAGTCCTCGTCGCCTTGATCATTTCATCGATGATTTTGGCATTGGCAAAACTTCAGGAAACGAGCTCAAGAAATTCACCAACATTGCACAGAACTTAATTGTTGGTTCCGTCCTTGTTTCAACGGTCACGTTTGCAGCAGTTTTCACTCTTCCTGGCGGCTACATATCGGAGGGGCATCCACACGCCGGTGCACCAATTCTGTCACACAGGTACACCTTCAAGGCGTTCGTGATGGCAAACACCCTCGCATTTGTCGGCTCCACCTTGTCCACCATCTGGCTCACCTATGCTGGGTCGGAACACGTCCACCCACTGCTTCGTGCAATCTACATGTTCCTCTCCGTAATTTCGATGGAGCAGGCAACAAGAAGTATGGTTATAGGATTCGCATTGGGTGCGTATGTCGTTCTGAGCCCAGTCAGCGAGCGGATTGCCATTGTGGTCTGCATGTCCACCTTCATGACGCTCTTGCTTCGCAACCCTTCTAGCTGGCAGCTGTGGTTCCTGTTCATGCCGATTAAGAGGCGATTGGGATGGAAAGGAGCTTTTAAGACCCACTTGCCTCCGGAAACAAGGAGCCGCCTTACAATTGGTGTTGGCTCCAATTTTGCTTGCCAGTTCCTTCGGAGGATGCTCGGTATGTTATTTACGTACAGCTTTATCTTTCTGTTAGCATTGCTATGA
- the LOC103633248 gene encoding protein ACCELERATED CELL DEATH 6 isoform X2 yields MIHHLLCLLHQSTPPGTSPPPTPARTRHTMASLEAAETSPPSTPTTSASPCPTPRPLATAPPTMGAALLRAARSGDERQLVKALLADPAAPDLETAATAGGNTLLHVAAAGGHVDLALLLLRRAPRLLTARNAALDTPLHLAARAGAHKVVALLAASSSSSSSSPACSLRALTRATNRRGETALHDAVRGGHEAAARALATADPGLVGMCGGAGESPFYMASAAGSLGMLRMLLKAYKDAEEEVPDLGSSIGPGGRTVMHAAVLTSNEMIQELLQWNPTLVKEVDDSGSTPFHYIASVGNISAMKLLLRRDSSPAYSSDSNGLFPVHIAAKMGYGQFIYELCRFCPDCDELLDSRGRNFLHTAIEHKKWKVVWRFSGTADLGRMANVMDSEGNTPLHLAIKNADQMIVSLLMATNSVLPNIVNNQGLTALDLAVLATDKGISYTLVIILRCLAWTGAVLSPRRLDHFIDDFGIGKTSGNELKKFTNIAQNLIVGSVLVSTVTFAAVFTLPGGYISEGHPHAGAPILSHRYTFKAFVMANTLAFVGSTLSTIWLTYAGSEHVHPLLRAIYMFLSVISMEQATRSMVIGFALGAYVVLSPVSERIAIVVCMSTFMTLLLRNPSSWQLWFLFMPIKRRLGWKGAFKTHLPPETRSRLTIGVGSNFACQFLRRMLGMLFTYSFIFLLALL; encoded by the exons atgatacaccatctcctctgcctgctCCACCAGTCCACCCCACCAGGCACCAGTCCACCACCGACGCCCGCACGCACGAGGCACACGATGGCCTCGCTGGAGGCGGCGGAGACATCACCGCCGTCTACGCCCACCACCAGCGCGTCCCCCTGCCCGACCCCGCGCCCGCTGGCTACCGCACCGCCGACCATGGGTGCGGCGCTTCTCCGCGCCGCGCGCAGCGGCGACGAGAGACAGCTCGTGAAAGCGCTTCTGGCGGACCCTGCGGCCCCAGACCTTGAGACCGCCGCCACAGCCGGAGGGAACACGCTCCTCCACGTGGCGGCCGCGGGCGGGCACGTGGACCTCGCGttgctcctcctccgccgcgcccCGCGCCTCCTCACGGCGCGTAACGCGGCGCTCGACACCCCGCTCCACCTCGCCGCACGCGCGGGGGCGCACAAGGTCGTCGCGCTCCTCGccgcctcctcgtcctcgtcatcGTCCTCACCAGCTTGCTCCCTGCGCGCCCTGACCCGGGCCACGAACcggcgcggggagacggcgctgcaCGACGCCGTGCGGGGCGGCCACGAGGCCGCGGCGCGTGCGCTGGCCACCGCGGACCCTGGTCTCGTGGGGATGTGCGGCGGCGCTGGGGAGTCGCCGTTTTACATGGCGTCGGCGGCTGGGTCCCTGGGGATGCTGCGCATGCTCTTAAAGGCATATAAGGACGCGGAGGAGGAGGTGCCCGACCTCGGGTCGAGCATAGGTCCGGGTGGCCGCACGGTGATGCACGCCGCTGTGCTCACGAGCAATG AAATGATACAGGAATTGCTGCAGTGGAACCCCACTCTTGTGAAAGAAGTTGATGACTCGGGCAGTACTCCTTTTCACTACATCGCTTCTGTTGGAAATATTTCCGCAATGAAGCTCTTATTGCGCCGTGACAGTTCTCCAGCATATAGCTCAGATTCAAACGGTTTATTTCCTGTACATATTGCTGCTAAGATGGGCTACGGTCAATTCATCTACGAGCTCTGTAGATTTTGCCCAGATTGTGACGAATTGCTTGACAGTAGAGGAAGAAATTTCCTTCATACTGCTATTGAGCATAAGAAATGGAAAGTTGTCTGGCGTTTCTCTGGTACTGCAGATCTTggaaggatggcaaatgtcatGGATTCAGAAGGCAACACACCTCTGCATCTTGCAATCAAGAATGCAGACCAGATGATAGTGAGCCTTCTTATGGCAACAAATAGTGTGCTGCCGAATATAGTGAACAACCAGGGCCTCACCGCCTTAGATCTTGCTGTACTGGCAACTGACAAAGGCATAAGTTATACACTG GTCATCATACTCCGCTGTTTGGCATGGACTGGAGCTGTCCTTAGTCCTCGTCGCCTTGATCATTTCATCGATGATTTTGGCATTGGCAAAACTTCAGGAAACGAGCTCAAGAAATTCACCAACATTGCACAGAACTTAATTGTTGGTTCCGTCCTTGTTTCAACGGTCACGTTTGCAGCAGTTTTCACTCTTCCTGGCGGCTACATATCGGAGGGGCATCCACACGCCGGTGCACCAATTCTGTCACACAGGTACACCTTCAAGGCGTTCGTGATGGCAAACACCCTCGCATTTGTCGGCTCCACCTTGTCCACCATCTGGCTCACCTATGCTGGGTCGGAACACGTCCACCCACTGCTTCGTGCAATCTACATGTTCCTCTCCGTAATTTCGATGGAGCAGGCAACAAGAAGTATGGTTATAGGATTCGCATTGGGTGCGTATGTCGTTCTGAGCCCAGTCAGCGAGCGGATTGCCATTGTGGTCTGCATGTCCACCTTCATGACGCTCTTGCTTCGCAACCCTTCTAGCTGGCAGCTGTGGTTCCTGTTCATGCCGATTAAGAGGCGATTGGGATGGAAAGGAGCTTTTAAGACCCACTTGCCTCCGGAAACAAGGAGCCGCCTTACAATTGGTGTTGGCTCCAATTTTGCTTGCCAGTTCCTTCGGAGGATGCTCGGTATGTTATTTACGTACAGCTTTATCTTTCTGTTAGCATTGCTATGA